The Nitrososphaerota archaeon region GATGACGGCAACAGCGGCCAAATCAGTTTCTCACGGACTCCAGCCATGATCGTCGTCAGACCAGAGCTGAGCAAGGCAGGACATCAGTACTTCACCTTTCTGGCAAAAGAGGGATGCGAATACGTCGCGCAGTATCTGACGCAGAGGATGAAGTCGGGCGAGAGGCTGGACGCCTCTTCTCCGCTTGTTGCCCCTGGAACCACGAAGCCGAGGAAGAACCTGTTTGTAAGGAGCGGCCTGGTTGGAGCCCTGATAAGGAAGAGATTGCGCGCCTGCGCGATCAAGGCCAGGCCTTACGACCTACGCTCGAGCTTTGACACATCCCTGATGCTCGCCGAAAGCCGGGGGCTCATCATCAGGGATTACCGGGTGTTCTTCATGGGCCACAAGGGAGACATAGAGCACAGATACACGCTGAACAGGCACACGCTCCCTTCCGACGTCATCGGGGACATGCGCTCGAGCTTTGAAAGGGCCCAGAGATACCTCCTGACGAAGCCGTTTTCTGGGGAAGACGACATCGCGACCCAGGTCAAGAGGCAGATGTTGCTGACCGTTGGCTACAAACAGGGTGAGCTGGAAAAGATAGCCTTGGTGGAGATGGGCGACGAAGAGATGCAGGACCTGGTAAAGCAAAAGCTCTTCGCCGTGATGATGAACAACGGGCAGAGGCAGAAGGTTGTTGCCCCCGAGGAGGTCGAGAAAGCGATTACAGAAGGATGGGAGTGGATCGGCAACCTACCGAACGGGAAGGCTGTCCTGAGGCTACCGTCTTAGCCTCAGGAGCCTCAGCCAAACCCTACAGTTCGCCAGGTACTGTTCAGAGGTAACCTCGTCGGGCTGAGTAAGGATGTCTTCGCGAAGCAGTCCCTCAGGAAGTTTCTCCAATGCCAATTTCTTAAGATCGTGTAGTCCGACCTTTCGCTCGGCGACCTCATCCACATGCATGTGAGAATACGTCGCGCCAGGTTAAAACAAGAAGCGCCGTCCGCGCTTAGGCCATAAGAACCGCGAGATCCTTCCTAGCGTCTTATGGCGTTCCTTACTTGCGGTAGCGCCGCCGCGAAGGCCGTGTGCGGACAGTAGTCCGTGTTATCGTCCATCTCGCAGTAGAACTTAATCTTCCCATCATCGTCCGCCTTTGCCCTGACGCCGACTATCCTGTCCTTCTTGTTGTCTCTGATGACGACCTCGTTGTCCCCCAGCGAGATGAGCTCAAGGAACGGCACGTAGTTGGAGAACTTGTCCTCTACGTAGAGCATGATCTCGAGGATCTCGCTCACGAAGGTCGCCGTCTTCTTGTTCTCCTTCTTCGCGCGCTGCTTGACCTGCTGGTAAAGCTGTTCAGTTACAGTAATCGTCCTGAACCCTCTCTGTGGCATACTCTTAGGGTTAGATTACGGTATGTTTAAATGTTTACTGGAGCATTGTTACGTGGAAG contains the following coding sequences:
- a CDS encoding site-specific integrase yields the protein MKKAQASRCWRGAQPKYRDLFEDPDVKRWYDNVSRGSRITADVYLRRLGSNCRSRGMENPKELLALATDNGGTLWAYNFIMDLVTKLEAEGKAGSYIHSNTKALRSWFAHNGINVEGRIKIKGAQDTPSLKDKHAPTSSELSMFFSNAPPQTRCAGALVAQAGLRLEVVGNYDGSDGLRIGDLPEVAIGPDIGDDGNSGQISFSRTPAMIVVRPELSKAGHQYFTFLAKEGCEYVAQYLTQRMKSGERLDASSPLVAPGTTKPRKNLFVRSGLVGALIRKRLRACAIKARPYDLRSSFDTSLMLAESRGLIIRDYRVFFMGHKGDIEHRYTLNRHTLPSDVIGDMRSSFERAQRYLLTKPFSGEDDIATQVKRQMLLTVGYKQGELEKIALVEMGDEEMQDLVKQKLFAVMMNNGQRQKVVAPEEVEKAITEGWEWIGNLPNGKAVLRLPS